ATGACGCTGTAAGTAAGGTTATTTTGGAGAACGCTCCAAAAAATAATCAGATGGTTTCTCAAGTGATTCAGAAAGATATTGTACATTGTTTTGCTCAAGAAGTACTGAAATCTATCATGGAAGAAATCGATCATGGAGTGTTCGGTTTGATGGTCGATGAGTCTGCAGATGTTTCTAACAAAGAGCAAATGGCTGTTGTCTTTCGGTTTGTTGATAAAAGTGGATTAGTTAAAGAGAGATTTGTGGGAGTTACTCATGTAAAAGAAACGTCTTCTTTATCTCTGAAATCTGCAGTTGATGACTTGTTTGCAAAACATGGGTTGAGCCTAAAACAGTTGAGAGGACAAGGTTATGATGGAGCAAGCAATATGAAGGGACAGTTTAATGGGCTGAGAGCATTGGTTGCTAGAGAAAATAGTTCAGCCTATTATGTACATTGTTTTGCTCATCAACTTCAGCTAGTTGTGGTGGCAGTTGCGAAAAAGAGCTTTGAAGTTAGTAATTTTTTTGACATGGTTTCGACTTTGCTGAATGTGGTTGTGGCTTCTTGCAAGAGGAAAGATACACTTCTTGATATGAATCGGAAGAGGGTGGAGGAAGGGATTGACAGTGGTGACATTAACACTGGAACGGGACAAAATCAAGAGATTTCTCTTCCAAGGCCTGGAAATACTCGTTGGGGTTCTCATTATAAAACTTTGCTGCGTCTGGTTGAGTTGTTTCCTTCAGTCATTGAAATCCTTGAAAGTGTTCAAGATGAAGGCGCTGATGACTCAAAAAGATGTCAAGCATATGGTCTTCTCAAGTATTTTCACACATTCGATTGTGTGTTCTATTTGCAGTTGATGCTGTTTATTTTGGGAGTAACTGAGAATCTGTCAATGGCTTTGCAAATGAAGAATCAAGATATTTCAAATGCCATGTCACTTGTAGATTCAACTAAACGGGAGTTGCAAAAATTTCGAGAAGATGGATGGGATTTGCTAATCGGTAAAGTTTCATCATTCTGCGAAAAGAATAAAGCTACTATGCTTGTGATGGATGAAGAATTTGTGGATTTAAGGAGGCCAAGGAAAAAAACTGGTGTAACCAATCTGCATCATTACAAGGTTAATTGTTTCTACGCTGTTATGGATTTGCAACTTCAAGAGCTTAATGATCGATTTACTGAGGTAAACACTGATTTGCTTATTTGCATGGCTTCTTTAAGTCCTGCCAATTCCTTCCGTGAGTTTGATAAGTCTAAGCTTTTGAGATTGGTTAAGTTCTATCCTGATGATTTTAGTTTTGGAGAGTGTCTATCTATGGAACACCATCTTGGAATCTACATTGATAATATAAAAAACGATGAACGGTTTAAGAATTTGAAGAATCTTGGAGATCTTTCTCGTCTGATGGTGGAAACAAAAAAGCACCTTGTACATCCTTTAGTTTATAGGCTCTTGAAGTTGGTTTTAACATTGCCTGTTGCTACTGCAAGTGTTGAAAGGTGCTTTTCTGCAATGAAATTAGTGAAGACAGCTACACGCAACCGAATTGGAGACGAGTTTCTAAGTGATTGTTTAGTATGTTATATTGAAAAGGAGTTGTTTGAATCTGTTACAAACGAAACAGTGGTGAAGCGATTTCAATCCATGAGAGAGCGTAGGATCCATTTGTAATGATTTGTACGGTTTTATGAcaatggtttttatattttatctagtagtttttatttatgcCCCTGATACATATAGTTTCTAGATCCGCCACTGCTTGTAGCTATTCACCATGAGCTCATTCTCTAAGGTTATGACCATATCTTTAGCGAAAGTGATCCACAGCGGCTTGTCTTGGATCACACCGTATCGCAGCGAACCCGGTTTAGGATTAGCTGCATTGTCGTTAGGGTTTGTGACAACATATAAATTGCCTTTCTTGCCGCCCAAGGCAAATGAACCGAACCCTACCGCGCAATCGGCTAAATCTTTGCGGTTAGCGGACCAGTCAGAATTATGCCGCCAACACGAGTCCACTGGATTCATGATGTTCTGAGGTTTCTCCGGCAGGTAGCTGGCGACCGATGGGTTATACCCGTAATAGCCGTTGTTAACGGCTAGAACCAAGGACTGACATAAGAATAGTGCCACGAAGAGACAAATATTGGAGAGAAGAGTCATAGTATGGTACGTGGTTTAGGGATTGAGAAGGGAGATTAAGAAAGGATCAGAAAAGATTGACAAGTACTTAAGAGAGTGTTAGATGTGAGATTCTGTCGGAAAGATTAGAAGGTGTGGGAAACACGATCTTGTCCTAAAGTTGGCCTAAAGATCAAAGTTGTATTGGTAAGACTTTGGTATTGTTGCACAAGATCACACCTACGTGCTTCCCCCACGAACATTTCTCTAGCCGACCATGCTTGGATggaaaaatctaatttataattatatttgcttTGATAGTTATGTTACATTGATTAGTATAATGTTTATTTGGCAGGTGTTTTCCATGTACGTGTACCAATCAATAATGAATcaatatatcaaattatataatatatatatactttaattaaattaatatatttttcacttAGTTAATTACTGCAGCTCTTTCCAAATGTGTTTTTAGTGGTATAGATGAAAACTACACAAAGTTTGTGGTATCTTAATACTCTTTTGTTTCACTGTAACTGTTGATTTAAATTTGTGCATccgtattaaaaaaatatatttaaatttgtatattttctaaacaaaaacattattacttataCGCTTAACTACATTTCAACTAATGTAAAAAcagatatgaaaatataaataatcatataacatataaatttaataacttttgcattgaaattttaaaacgacaaaaaaatatttactttacaatgacaattaaaataaaattaaaataaaacggaATGAGTAGTTAATACTAGTTTTAAAGCTTGAATTTATAGTAATTCATGATTGTTACTCtctatttttaataatgatgttctagagaatttttttttctaaattagaTGAGGTTTTTAAAGTTCtgtgcaaaatttattaactttaCATGTTCTGTAGCTCTTTGTATTCTACAAATTGTTTTTctattagttaaaatataattaaaagaatagttaatgatgttttttatttataaaaggtgtaaaattaaactttttatcaatatatatgtGCACGAGTTTAAAACGTCCCGTAATTAAAGACAGCGGAAGTACTATataaactaggttaagatctgcgccttgcgcggaatgaatattatatataaattgtttttaagtattatatattttttacatattatgaaataataaatatatattgaataattaaaaatttagtaaatattacgtatataattaaattggtacaaatacttaaataaattttattaatccagaaaaacactttttctattttatatggtataaaattaagtttaaatgatattaacacagatatatagtacatttttaatattgacatctgttaaaatatattgtatactcatattatttttgatcatttctatttctttataacaatttttttaaatcaatgataacaataaaacaTTTGTgagatgtttaatagttttagtaatttatagttttaaaaaccttcaatgcaaagtttaaaatctaaatattaagttgttaataattgttcaaaatgtttatcaaaataattcaaagcaaattcgaaattaaaatacttttgtattttatatggtatataatttatttttaaaaaaatattaatatacatatatataatatttattaatgagaTTTCCTACTGATGTAATttcgtaatcatttgtatcttgttataacataaattttaaaccatggatcacaaaaaattcaatttgagatgtttaacaactttagtcatttatattcgtttttaaaaattcaaaatataacatataggaaaaaatctaaatttttattatatagttaatgtgtttgtttagtttattttaataagttaaaatttttaaaaatgatagagaatagactaatatttataaaatctttattattcaaaatcattaattgtcatatatactttagccacataaGGTAATTtcgtgatttttatttaaggaaacaatgaggaacatttatgattaatttatggttagcttaagaaaaacttattatatatttatatggaccgacatatttttttaatgattctaggaatgattgtggtgatgacatgtgggtacaaaaatatgttgtaatgcttctcatttaatatataggggatatagaAAAGCTTAAAGAGGACAAATGTATTCGGCACAACTCTCATAACGGGACAAGATTCATCAAAAGATGTAAGTACAAATTTACTACTACGACGAAACTGAAGAAAAAAAGTTACTCTGCAATCGCATGGTAGCTTGATAACCAAGAAAAGTGGTGTTTCCCTTGAGAAAAGACGTGTACCAGTAAGCAGAGAGTTTAGGAGATCTATTGCGATAAGGGTCGCTGAAATTGACAGAGTATAGTCCAAAACTAAACTCGTATCCTCTCAGTAACTCGTATAAATCCATAAATGACCATACAAAGTAGCCTCTCGTGTCTGATCCATTCCTACACTTGTAATAATGTCATTTTCATCATTGCACCGACCAGAGAAGATATTGCAATAAGAAACTCTACTTACCTAATGGATTTAAGCACAGCACCAATGTAAGCATGTAAATAGTCAATCCTCGGTATATCCTCCTGTTGCAGCTGCAGGTCTTGCTTCAGCGGTCTACCTATTAATTTGAGTTGGGAAGAGAATCAAGCAGActaggacaaaaaaaaaagcaagggaggaagagagagagagatcagagAATTAAAGACCATTCTCAAGAATGTAGACAGGAGGATTCCCATAGCTCTGCTTTAAATACTCCAAGACACCTTCCATAGCCCATGGAGAAACAGCATACTTgtccaaacaaaaataaaacaactaAATAAGATGCATATGGAGTACTTATGTCTTTGGAGACTTAATCGTATAAGGAATGTATTAGGAATTTTTGCAACTTAATGTTGTAGCCTCAAAACTCTTACCTCAAAAGCCGAAAAATTCCCAAGGTCTGTTCCTCCCAAGCAGTACAACCAAGAAGAGATGATTAGCAcacacacaaataaaaaaaacaaaagtatatgAGGTTTAAGAACAAAGTGTTTGTTTGTGACTCAAAAGATATTAGTTTTGGATTCCAACAAGTCATAGATGCGCCAATGTCTGAGTAAAAATCCGGATGTCCTGAAAGAGAAGGTTTGAACTTAATGCTTGTGACAGAAGCCGCAAGGTAGTGAATTATTCCTATGAAGTCAGATGAGCCTTTAACTTGTTCTGATTCTTCCAAAGAGAAAACTGGTAGTCTTGATCCAACGGTTCTTTTCATTTCATCAGGATAGTCTCCAAATATAAGAGGCCCAAGCATCCTGGATTAAAAGTTTTCTTTCTCAAAACCTTGGACACAACAATTTGAAAAATCTTTTGGAACCATTTATCTTTTGGAACCATTTGTGCTGGACTCACCAGCCGAAGAAGAAATCTTTGGCTCTTTGAACTGCAATCTCATCATCCTTGGAGCTTGTAGAAGGAGTAAACCCTATTGTATATATGCTAAACCCTACGCAACCTCCTTGCATATCCTACACGTTATACATAAAATGTTTGCTCCTTTGTTATCAACTTATACATTCAAGAGAGGGTTTTGTAAAGCATATATACCTTATACTTTTGCTTATATAGTCTTGAAGCAGAGGCGTGTGCAAGAAGCAAGTTATGACCTACGATATATTGTTCAGTGGAAGAGTTCCCTGATGAGCAGTTTCTTCCCGGTGATGAGGAGCAACGACCAGGCGGTGTAACACCATCATTGTAGCCTCCAATAGTGAATATATTAGCCTCGTTTATAGTGGTCCAGAATTTGACGTGATTCCCAAACTCTCTGAAGCAAACATCTGCATAAGCAGTAAAGTCTTGGCTGCATTGACGAGACAACATCAACTTCTTGTTATCtactaaaaatatgtaaataaactAAGCAAAGGCCAGTTTTTTGTTAGTCTACGTACATGATTCTACTATTGATCCATCCTCCATATTCATCCTCAAGATACTGAGGATGATCGTAGTGGAACAATGTAACATGTGGTTCAATTCCTGTAGCAAGCTTAGTTAGTAGGAACTAAAACCAAACTCAACTGATGacaggtctctctctctctcaccataTGTTACAAGTTCTCGGATGAAGTTCTTGTAGAACTGAAGACCCTTTGGGTTAACAGGACCTCTTCCATCTAAATGAGATATATAAGAGATCATCAACTTCATTCATCCTTCATGTGAAAAAGGGCATAAACACAATGCATGGTTAGGAAGACTTACTCGGTATAAGCCTAGACCAAGAGATTGAGAATCTGAAGGCTTCTAAGCCAGTTTCCACCATCAGTTGCACATCTTCCTGTATAggcaaaaactaaaatcttatGATGTGATAATAACAAAACCAAACTAAGACTAGAAAAAGATTGGTTATCTAAGAGTTTGTTTTGGTATGATTAATATCAACATAAAGAGAAAGAACCTTGTACTTGTGATACCCATCACATGCTATGTCTCCATTATCCAAGTTACCTgccaatttaaattattttcttgagGATCCAAACAccgaaaaaaatgaaaatgacaaAGATTACGAGAGTGAAGAAAAGTATCCCAGACGCTAGGCTGTTTGCCATCTTCACCAGCAGCTCCTTCCCACTTTCAGAAACCAACAAACATTTCATTTTcagagaataataaaataatggaGTAGAAATGGAAGAAGCTGAGGATCGAAACCGGAACCTGATAAGCAGAAGTGGCGGAGCCGAAAGAGAAACCCTTGGGGAAATCATTCCTGCTGTATACATCACTGCATCTCCCAGACAAAGCGAGAACCAGAAAAATGCTAATCAGTGACAAAACCCCTTTCATTTCAttacttctctctttctctatctctctgtTCGCTTCATCACTCTGTTTTTGTGTGACAAGAACTAAAACACTTGTCGTCTGTAAGCCAGCGTGGACTAAGAAGAGAAAAAGCACATGACAAGTGTTTCAACCTTAAGTAACTCTAAAACCGCCGTGTAGTCTAAATTCAGTTGAACAGAAAAACGTGATGGTTTCCGGTAAAAGATGAGATTCCCATTTTATTCATTACAGAATATAACCTGTTCTTGCAATTGCTTGAAGGCGTGCTTACCATTGTTTGAAAAAGGCTTCTGCCTTAGGCCCccaaaaaatgtataatttttagGGCCcctaatttcataaaattattttgtagagctaaatatatagatttatgtAGATTTTTAccatttgaccaaaaaaaaaaggtagatTTTCACCTGattatgaacttttttttttttgtcaacacctGATTATGAACTTGACTTTTGTTTTTGATGAATTCTTTTATTCTAATCAATTTCAATATGTgttaaaaatgcaaaaaaaaaataattgaagaacTGACAGGATCTAACTCACAGttctcattttcatttttttttgttatttactataatccaatttttttcttatcaaaaattagttgtttgtatttttatttatacagtATGATAGTTTGATGAAAGAGttcatagaaaaaataaatgatacgttttaacatatatattttttatctatcATCATTTTTTAAACGACAAAATATTGTATACTTTATCTACCATTATTttattcaatattttgttagtgtcacttttatttttattattttatcatttgtatttaAATGATTAGTTTTTCTCTTTCTAAAAtaccaaattattattttaactttctctaaaaatagcagtttctACTTATAATTTTAACCTatacttttaaattaaaatttaaaattgtttctatcaaaactaaaatttatattttctaatacatattgtaaaaaaaatattttaaaatttgcctTGAGCCCCCAAAATTCTTCGCACGGCACTGCTTTTGGAACCAAGAAAGGTGGTTTTGCCCTTGTAAAAATTCCATAAACAGAGAGTTTTGAAAGATGCGATGAGAATCTCTAAAACCCACATAGTACAATTTACTATAGAATAATTCAAGATTTAGGACATCATAATCTTATCATCTTTCTCATTCGGATCCACATAAGAAATGTTTACAAcatttgatataatttatttcaaatattaattagttatagtgatttaaaaaaacattagcaATTATAAATACATCTACACAAATGTTCGTCGACAATATCGTCACACTCGCAACTAATAGGCTTATCACCTCCTTGTTTACCAAAACTTTTTATGCACGTTTTGTTTCCATCGCTCCCGCAACCTCCACCGCCGAATATCTGTTTCCTTGGGCACTGGGCCATCGGCCTCACCCCCTCCACTTCTGTCATATACACGTGAAAATATGTATTGTAAATAgtgaaactattattttaaattaattaattaatacttCATTACTCTAAAACTAATGGCCTAAAAACATACATAGTTTTTAA
The sequence above is drawn from the Brassica napus cultivar Da-Ae chromosome A8, Da-Ae, whole genome shotgun sequence genome and encodes:
- the LOC125577365 gene encoding zinc finger MYM-type protein 1-like, whose protein sequence is MERYYNKTSASDSKRNLDKLDNSDDLDSLPWDPAERKKISQYLPNQKDEVRRKYLTRGPCQPYGHVFQKKKFGTTMRRFNPAWFEKYGNWLEYSVSKDKAFCLCCYLFRDDIPKQGGNYAFVTEGFSCWKKPEALSEHVGGINSFHNIAVKRCDDLMNQGQSIVHAFYKQGDVVKNEYRIRLNASVDASRYLLRQGLPFRGHDEGKDSANKGNFVELLKYTGEQNDAVSKVILENAPKNNQMVSQVIQKDIVHCFAQEVLKSIMEEIDHGVFGLMVDESADVSNKEQMAVVFRFVDKSGLVKERFVGVTHVKETSSLSLKSAVDDLFAKHGLSLKQLRGQGYDGASNMKGQFNGLRALVARENSSAYYVHCFAHQLQLVVVAVAKKSFEVSNFFDMVSTLLNVVVASCKRKDTLLDMNRKRVEEGIDSGDINTGTGQNQEISLPRPGNTRWGSHYKTLLRLVELFPSVIEILESVQDEGADDSKRCQAYGLLKYFHTFDCVFYLQLMLFILGVTENLSMALQMKNQDISNAMSLVDSTKRELQKFREDGWDLLIGKVSSFCEKNKATMLVMDEEFVDLRRPRKKTGVTNLHHYKVNCFYAVMDLQLQELNDRFTEVNTDLLICMASLSPANSFREFDKSKLLRLVKFYPDDFSFGECLSMEHHLGIYIDNIKNDERFKNLKNLGDLSRLMVETKKHLVHPLVYRLLKLVLTLPVATASVERCFSAMKLVKTATRNRIGDEFLSDCLVCYIEKELFESVTNETVVKRFQSMRERRIHL
- the LOC125576927 gene encoding probable pectate lyase 16, producing MTLLSNICLFVALFLCQSLVLAVNNGYYGYNPSVASYLPEKPQNIMNPVDSCWRHNSDWSANRKDLADCAVGFGSFALGGKKGNLYVVTNPNDNAANPKPGSLRYGVIQDKPLWITFAKDMVITLENELMVNSYKQWRI
- the LOC106359727 gene encoding beta-glucosidase 3 isoform X3 — its product is MLHCSTTIILSILRMNMEDGSIVESYFTAYADVCFREFGNHVKFWTTINEANIFTIGGYNDGVTPPGRCSSSPGRNCSSGNSSTEQYIVGHNLLLAHASASRLYKQKYKDMQGGCVGFSIYTIGFTPSTSSKDDEIAVQRAKDFFFGWMLGPLIFGDYPDEMKRTVGSRLPVFSLEESEQVKGSSDFIGIIHYLAASVTSIKFKPSLSGHPDFYSDIGASMTYLGNFSAFEYAVSPWAMEGVLEYLKQSYGNPPVYILENGRPLKQDLQLQQEDIPRIDYLHAYIGAVLKSIRNGSDTRGYFVWSFMDLYELLRGYEFSFGLYSVNFSDPYRNRSPKLSAYWYTSFLKGNTTFLGYQATMRLQSNFFSSVSS
- the LOC106359727 gene encoding beta-glucosidase 3 isoform X2 is translated as MVETGLEAFRFSISWSRLIPNGRGPVNPKGLQFYKNFIRELVTYGIEPHVTLFHYDHPQYLEDEYGGWINSRIIQDFTAYADVCFREFGNHVKFWTTINEANIFTIGGYNDGVTPPGRCSSSPGRNCSSGNSSTEQYIVGHNLLLAHASASRLYKQKYKDMQGGCVGFSIYTIGFTPSTSSKDDEIAVQRAKDFFFGWMLGPLIFGDYPDEMKRTVGSRLPVFSLEESEQVKGSSDFIGIIHYLAASVTSIKFKPSLSGHPDFYSDIGASMTYLGNFSAFEYAVSPWAMEGVLEYLKQSYGNPPVYILENGRPLKQDLQLQQEDIPRIDYLHAYIGAVLKSIRNGSDTRGYFVWSFMDLYELLRGYEFSFGLYSVNFSDPYRNRSPKLSAYWYTSFLKGNTTFLGYQATMRLQSNFFSSVSS
- the LOC106359727 gene encoding beta-glucosidase 3 isoform X1, whose amino-acid sequence is MKGVLSLISIFLVLALSGRCSDVYSRNDFPKGFSFGSATSAYQWEGAAGEDGKQPSVWDTFLHSRNLDNGDIACDGYHKYKEDVQLMVETGLEAFRFSISWSRLIPNGRGPVNPKGLQFYKNFIRELVTYGIEPHVTLFHYDHPQYLEDEYGGWINSRIIQDFTAYADVCFREFGNHVKFWTTINEANIFTIGGYNDGVTPPGRCSSSPGRNCSSGNSSTEQYIVGHNLLLAHASASRLYKQKYKDMQGGCVGFSIYTIGFTPSTSSKDDEIAVQRAKDFFFGWMLGPLIFGDYPDEMKRTVGSRLPVFSLEESEQVKGSSDFIGIIHYLAASVTSIKFKPSLSGHPDFYSDIGASMTYLGNFSAFEYAVSPWAMEGVLEYLKQSYGNPPVYILENGRPLKQDLQLQQEDIPRIDYLHAYIGAVLKSIRNGSDTRGYFVWSFMDLYELLRGYEFSFGLYSVNFSDPYRNRSPKLSAYWYTSFLKGNTTFLGYQATMRLQSNFFSSVSS